The Electrophorus electricus isolate fEleEle1 chromosome 19, fEleEle1.pri, whole genome shotgun sequence genome has a segment encoding these proteins:
- the LOC118240128 gene encoding uncharacterized protein LOC118240128 codes for MYQIIVMLSVIISVKTSDISELQMKTVKHGDNITIKCDLNMAEENKNNHLAWYKQNFGKLPENIVRSFGDTKKYRFDPAFNSGRFSINVDGVFDLSINEIKEDDVGTYLCGKISTSIIEFVSGALLMFEAEKNVRNALTKMLIKRGESIMLQCSVQADTSSCIGNYSVYWFKHGSGESDPGIIYTHVDSSDQCEKRSEASYSTQSCVYKLPKMNLSLTDTGTYYCAIAACGKLIFGNGTADEGASEGVTFNNTGGTLGRMKLH; via the exons atgtacCAAATCATTGTTATGCTCTCAGTAATTATATCAG taaaaacGTCTGACATCTCCGAGcttcaaatgaaaacagtaaagCATGGAGACAATATTACCATAAAGTGTGACCTCAACATggctgaagaaaacaaaaataatcatttagCCTGGTACAAGCAGAATTTTGGAAAGCTGCCAGAGAATATTGTGAGATCATTTGGGGACACTAAAAAGTACAGATTTGATCCGGCATTTAACAGTGGCCGCTTCAGTATTAATGTGGATGGTGTTTTTGATCTCAGcattaatgaaattaaagaaGATGATGTAGGAACATATTTGTGTGGAAAAATAAGCACAAGTATTATAGAGTTTGTATCTGGGGCCCTTTTGATGTTTGAAG ctgAGAAGAATGTCCGCAATGCTCTGACTAAAATGCTTATCAAGAGGGGAGAATCTATCATGCTGCAGTGTTCAGTACAAGCTGATACTTCAAGCTGTATAGGAAACTACAGTGTCTACTGGTTCAAACATGGCTCAGGAGAATCTGATCCAGGAATCATTTACACACATGTAGACAGCAGTGATCAATGTGAGAAGAGATCTGAGGCTAGCTATTCTACACAGAGTTGTGTGTACAAGCTCCCCAAGATGAACCTCAGCCTCACTGATACTGGAACTTACTACTGTGCTATTGCTGCATGTGGAAAGTTAATCTTTGGGAATGGAACTGCAGATGAAGGTGCATCTGAAGGTGTGACCTTTAATAATACTGGAGGCACATTGGGAAGAATGAAACTTCATTGA
- the LOC118240129 gene encoding uncharacterized protein LOC118240129, with product MLGQSQKSQPHRQRRRWMSIACSHRNAVGSGHQRITGQGLSIHKHAQWGLTLKVGVQRLAGAFFATVQRWFRETRKWLGVVSTLGPGWAAAFTMPGTGPGWAEAFTMPGPETRLGQAAPFTPGTETGLLHLASTTAWFGHTPGDKPLLIASAYHSEPVLYYKHFNKTGRHNAVRKGNNFTLSISNAESSDSATHYCAVSFYSHIGLKDCTVLKLKGNNATLKCTVLIKRCAGEHSVYWFRHGSGEPHPGIIYTHGDRSGQCKKSSEAGSYIQRCVYMLPKKNLSLSDAGTYYCAVAECGEIIFGNGTKLNFADKN from the exons ATGCTGGGTCAGTCCCAGAAGAGCCAACCTCACAGACAAAGGAGACGCTGGATGTCCATTGCATGCAGTCACAGAAATGCCGTGGGCAGTGGGCACCAAAGGATTACAGGACAGGGCCTGAGCATTCACAAGCATGCCCAGTGGGGCCTGACCCTTAAGGTTGGGGTGCAAAGACTTGCTGGGGCATTCTTTGCCACGGTCCAGAGGTGGTTTCGGGAGACCCGGAAGTGGCTGGGTGTTGTCTCTACACTGGGACCTGGCTGGGCAGCCGCTTTcactatgccaggaacaggaccaggatggGCGGAGGCATTCACTATGCCAGGACCAGAAACCAGATTAGGACAGGCGGCGCCTTTCACACCAGGAACAGAAACTGGACTTCTGCA TCTTGCTTCAACAACTGCATGGTTCGGACACACTCCAGGAGACAAGCCTCTTCTCATTGCCTCTGCATATCACTCTGAACCAGTTTTgtattacaaacattttaacaagaCTGGACGCCATAATGCTGTAAGAAAAGGAAACAACTTTACTCTGAGTATCTCCAATGCAGAATCATCTGACTCTGCAACACACTACTgtgctgtttcattttattcacaTATTGGATTGAAGGATTGCACAGTTTTAAAGCTCAAAG GCAATAATGCAACTTTGAAGTGCACAGTACTCATAAAGAGGTGTGCAGGAGAGCACAGTGTCTACTGGTTCAGACATGGCTCAGGAGAACCTCATCCAGGAATCATTTACACTCATGGAGACAGGAGTGGTCAGTGTAAAAAGAGCTCTGAGGCTGGCTCTTAtatacagaggtgtgtgtacatgcttccCAAGAAGAACCTCAGTCTCTCTGATGCTGGAACTTACTACTGTGCTGTGGCTGAATGTGGAGAGATAATCTTTGGCAATGGAACTAAATTAAACTTTGCAgataaaaactaa
- the LOC113569245 gene encoding uncharacterized protein LOC113569245 encodes MYGEKKEEFTDEQDGNVSILDDESEDENHGRTQKVLNQDSTLLYVNEGDNITVTCLYQSDIDMHFSWYKHKFSQKPELIATIYKYDTKATFYDGFKNNARFTLVIGKDRNYLVITELEVSDSATYYCGNAQSNIVEFGKATKLTVKASQSHSLSVLQQPVLEPVHPGNSVTLQCTVLTENYAGGHSVYWFRHDSGESLPGIIHTHGDISDKCKNSSKARSPTQSCVYELPVENLRLSDAGAYYCAVAICGEIIFGNGTKLDIKVPENCTSWNSTILALATSNIICVSVIVILGRLLCKHWLQSHRPDPGPDSALRLSNKAINSLAVKIAWCPDP; translated from the exons AtgtatggagaaaaaaaagaagaattcACTGATGAACAGGATGGAAATGTCTCCATTCTTGATGATGAGTCAGAAGATGAAA ATCATGGCAGAACCCAAAAGGTCCTTAATCAAGACAGCACTCTGCTGTATGTTAATGAAGGGGACAATATCACAGTTACTTGCCTTTATCAAAGTGATATTGATATGCATTTCTCATGGTACAAGCATAAATTTAGTCAGAAGCCTGAACTCATTGCAACTATCTACAAATATGACACGAAGGCCACATTCTATGATGGATTCAAGAATAATGCTCGTTTTACCTTGGTGATCGGAAAGGATAGAAATTATTTGGTGATAACAGAGTTAGAGGTCTCAGACTCTGCTACTTATTACTGTGGAAATGCTCAATCCAACATAGTGGAATTTGGGAAAGCAACAAAATTGACTGTAAAAG CTTCACAGTCCCATAGCCTGTCTGTTCTCCAGCAGCCTGTGTTGGAGCCAGTCCATCCAGGAaactctgtgactctgcagtgTACAGTCCTCACTGAGAACTATGCAGGAGGACACAGTGTCTACTGGTTCAGACATGACTCAGGAGAATCTCTTCCAGGAATTATTCACACTCATGGAGACATCAGTGATAAGTGTAAGAATAGCTCTAAGGCCAGATCTCCTACACAGAGTTGTGTGTATGAGCTCCCAGTGGAGAATCTCAGACTCTCTGATGCTGGAGCTTACTATTGTGCTGTGGCTATCTGTGGAGAGATTATTTTTGGAAATGGAACTAAACTGGATATCAAAg TACCAGAGAATTGTACATCTTGGAATTCAACGATACTTGCTTTGGCAACATCAAACataatttgtgtgtctgtgattgttATACTTGGAAGACTGTTATGCAAGCACTGGCTACAAA GCCACAGACCAGACCCAGGACCCGATAGTGCTTTGAGgttgagcaacaaagccataaacagcCTAGCTGTCAAGATCGCCTGGTGTCCTGACCCTTAA